A window from Cryobacterium sp. SO1 encodes these proteins:
- a CDS encoding VOC family protein translates to MDAPRQTLTPSQTRSVLSGGDFLHLEGTLYATYRTSDFAAAVRLVDAVATDAEAQGHHPDVKLCYGTVEFELTSHDAGGVTERDLRLALRIQELAAEQDAHPTRLVPSRTDIAIDCSDAAAVRPFWRVGLGYLESGPADDIELHDPRGVGPKLWFQHMEIQRTERNRIHLDVYVPVADCEERVADIIEVGGVLLTDEHAPDWWVLADPEGNELCVCSWDA, encoded by the coding sequence ATGGATGCCCCCCGTCAGACCCTGACTCCCAGCCAAACCCGATCGGTGCTCTCCGGGGGCGATTTCCTGCACCTGGAGGGAACCCTGTATGCCACCTACCGCACCTCGGACTTCGCCGCCGCGGTGCGCCTGGTCGATGCCGTCGCCACCGACGCCGAGGCCCAGGGCCACCACCCCGACGTGAAGCTCTGCTACGGCACGGTGGAGTTCGAGCTGACCAGCCACGACGCCGGCGGCGTCACCGAGCGGGACCTGCGGCTCGCGCTGCGGATCCAGGAGCTGGCCGCCGAGCAGGACGCCCACCCGACCCGCCTGGTGCCCAGTCGCACCGACATCGCCATCGACTGCTCCGACGCCGCGGCCGTGCGCCCGTTCTGGCGGGTGGGACTGGGCTACCTGGAGTCGGGACCGGCGGACGACATCGAACTGCACGATCCCCGGGGCGTCGGCCCCAAGCTGTGGTTCCAGCACATGGAGATCCAGCGCACCGAGCGCAATCGCATCCACCTGGACGTGTACGTGCCGGTGGCCGACTGCGAGGAGCGGGTGGCGGACATCATCGAGGTCGGCGGAGTGCTGCTCACCGACGAGCATGCCCCGGACTGGTGGGTGCTGGCCGACCCCGAGGGCAACGAGCTCTGTGTGTGCAGCTGGGACGCCTGA
- a CDS encoding Lrp/AsnC family transcriptional regulator has translation MHHLDKVDLELLRALCADPDSTFVGLAHTLGLSRNTVQARMSRLEESQAFLAFDRRVSAAALGYPLTAFIEVYIVQKRAAEIIAELSRIPEIVQAHGMSGAADLLVRVACADAEDLFRIDRTILACEGVERTETSLAMGELIPYRVVPLLERGVQPKPS, from the coding sequence ATGCACCACCTGGACAAAGTCGATCTCGAGTTGCTTCGCGCGTTGTGCGCCGACCCGGACAGCACCTTTGTGGGGCTCGCCCACACCCTGGGGCTCTCCCGGAATACGGTGCAGGCCCGGATGAGCCGGCTGGAGGAGTCGCAGGCATTCCTGGCCTTCGATCGCCGCGTCAGCGCGGCCGCGCTCGGGTATCCGCTCACGGCGTTCATCGAGGTGTACATCGTGCAGAAGCGCGCCGCGGAGATCATCGCCGAGCTCAGCCGCATCCCCGAGATCGTGCAGGCGCACGGTATGAGCGGTGCGGCCGACCTGCTGGTGCGGGTGGCCTGCGCCGACGCCGAAGACCTGTTCCGGATCGACCGCACCATCCTCGCCTGCGAGGGCGTTGAACGCACCGAGACGTCCCTGGCAATGGGCGAGCTGATTCCGTACCGGGTCGTTCCGCTGCTCGAGCGCGGCGTCCAGCCCAAACCTTCCTGA
- a CDS encoding polyribonucleotide nucleotidyltransferase: protein MEGPEITFAETVIDNGKYGKRTIRFETGRLAQQAQGSAAAYIDEETMLLSATSASKQPKDNFDFFPLTIDVEERMYAAGRIPGSFFRREGRPSTEAILTCRLIDRPLRPSFVDGLRNEIQVVVTVLAIAPDEYYDVLAINAASMSTQIAGLPFSGPIGGVRVALIPDNNGSGQWVAFPKHSQVEEAVFSMVVAGRVVTDADGSEDVAIMMIEAEATDNAWTLIQGGAIKPNEEVIAEGIEASKPFIKQLIVAQQQVASAASKPTGNYPLFPPYTTEVYDAVAALAYDGLKDVYVIADKIARQDADDVLKASVKTVIAAKVEAGELPTTANNQVGAAYKSVTKLVVRSRVLNEGVRMDGRGLADIRPLDAEVAVIPRVHGSAIFQRGETQILGVTTLNMLKLEQTIDSLSPVTKKRYMHNYNFPPYSTGETGRVGTPKRREIGHGALAERALVPVLPTREEFPYAIRQVSEALSSNGSTSMGSVCASTLSLLNAGVPLRAPVAGIAMGLISDTVDGKTRYAALTDILGAEDALGDMDFKVAGTSEFVTAIQLDTKLDGIPASVLAGALTQAKDARTTILAVLNAAIDKPDEMAPTAPRVISVQIPVDKIGELIGPKGKMINSIQDETGADISIEEDGTVYIGAVDGPSAEAARIMVNSVANPTNPEVGEQFLGTVVKIAAFGAFVSLLPGKDGLLHISEVRKLAGGKRVENVEDVLGVGQKVLVEITKIDDRGKLSLAPVLADEADTHGRDAASEGPEAPAEG, encoded by the coding sequence ATGGAGGGTCCAGAAATCACGTTCGCCGAGACCGTTATCGACAACGGCAAGTACGGCAAGCGCACCATCCGTTTCGAAACCGGGCGTCTCGCCCAGCAGGCGCAGGGCTCAGCCGCCGCCTACATCGACGAAGAGACCATGCTTCTCTCCGCCACGAGCGCCAGCAAGCAGCCGAAGGACAACTTCGACTTCTTCCCGCTGACCATCGATGTCGAAGAGCGCATGTACGCCGCCGGCCGCATCCCGGGCAGCTTCTTCCGCCGCGAAGGTCGCCCGTCGACCGAGGCGATCCTCACCTGCCGTCTGATCGACCGGCCGCTCCGCCCGTCGTTCGTCGACGGCCTGCGCAACGAGATCCAGGTTGTCGTGACCGTTCTGGCCATCGCGCCCGACGAGTACTACGACGTCCTGGCCATCAACGCCGCGTCCATGTCGACCCAGATCGCCGGATTGCCGTTCTCCGGCCCGATCGGTGGCGTCCGCGTCGCCCTCATCCCCGACAACAACGGCTCCGGCCAGTGGGTCGCCTTCCCGAAGCACTCGCAGGTTGAAGAGGCCGTGTTCAGCATGGTCGTCGCCGGCCGCGTTGTGACGGATGCCGATGGCAGCGAAGACGTCGCGATCATGATGATCGAGGCCGAAGCGACCGACAACGCCTGGACCCTGATCCAGGGCGGCGCCATCAAGCCGAACGAAGAGGTCATCGCCGAGGGTATCGAGGCGTCCAAGCCGTTCATCAAGCAGCTCATCGTCGCTCAGCAGCAGGTTGCCTCCGCGGCATCCAAGCCCACCGGCAACTACCCGCTGTTCCCGCCGTACACCACCGAGGTCTACGACGCCGTCGCAGCCCTGGCGTACGACGGCCTCAAGGACGTCTACGTCATCGCCGACAAGATCGCGCGTCAGGATGCCGACGACGTGCTCAAGGCATCCGTCAAGACCGTCATCGCGGCCAAGGTCGAAGCCGGCGAACTGCCCACCACCGCCAACAACCAGGTCGGCGCGGCCTACAAGTCCGTCACCAAGCTCGTGGTGCGCTCGCGCGTGCTCAACGAGGGTGTTCGTATGGACGGACGCGGCCTGGCCGACATCCGCCCGCTCGACGCCGAGGTTGCGGTCATCCCGCGCGTGCACGGTTCCGCTATCTTCCAGCGCGGCGAGACCCAGATCCTGGGTGTCACCACGCTGAACATGCTCAAGCTCGAGCAGACCATCGACTCCCTGAGCCCGGTCACCAAGAAGCGTTACATGCACAACTACAACTTCCCGCCCTACTCCACCGGTGAAACCGGTCGGGTCGGCACGCCCAAGCGTCGCGAGATCGGCCACGGAGCGCTCGCTGAGCGTGCCCTGGTTCCCGTGCTGCCCACGCGTGAGGAATTCCCGTACGCCATCCGTCAGGTCTCCGAGGCGCTCAGTTCCAACGGTTCCACCTCGATGGGTTCCGTCTGCGCCTCCACCCTGTCGCTGCTGAACGCCGGAGTGCCGCTGCGTGCCCCGGTCGCCGGCATCGCGATGGGCCTGATCTCCGACACCGTCGACGGCAAGACCCGCTACGCGGCTCTGACCGACATCCTCGGTGCCGAAGACGCCCTCGGCGACATGGACTTCAAGGTTGCCGGCACGAGCGAATTCGTCACCGCGATCCAGCTCGACACCAAGCTCGACGGCATTCCCGCGTCGGTCCTGGCCGGCGCGCTGACGCAGGCGAAGGATGCTCGCACGACGATCCTCGCCGTGCTGAACGCCGCGATCGACAAGCCCGACGAGATGGCACCGACCGCGCCCCGCGTGATCAGCGTGCAGATCCCCGTCGACAAGATCGGCGAGCTCATCGGCCCGAAGGGCAAGATGATCAACTCGATCCAGGACGAGACCGGCGCCGACATCTCGATCGAGGAAGACGGCACCGTGTACATCGGCGCTGTCGATGGTCCCTCGGCCGAGGCCGCGCGCATCATGGTCAACTCCGTCGCGAACCCCACCAACCCCGAGGTTGGCGAGCAGTTCCTCGGAACTGTCGTGAAGATCGCCGCTTTCGGCGCCTTCGTCTCGCTCCTCCCGGGCAAGGACGGCCTGCTGCACATCTCTGAGGTGCGCAAGCTCGCCGGCGGCAAGCGCGTGGAGAACGTCGAAGACGTTCTCGGCGTGGGCCAGAAGGTCCTCGTTGAGATCACCAAGATTGACGACCGTGGCAAGCTTTCACTCGCCCCGGTCCTCGCCGATGAAGCCGACACGCACGGTCGTGACGCTGCATCCGAGGGACCCGAAGCTCCGGCCGAGGGTTAG
- a CDS encoding FMN reductase — protein MTERTLAVVSAGLSQPSSTRLLADKLATATVARLADEGVTTAVVTYELRDYAQDIVNNMLTGFANPRLEEMIEAVTSADGLIAVTPIFTTSYSGLFKTFFDVIDNRSLTDQPVLIGATAGTPRHSLALDYALRPMFTYLHAVVVPTSVFAASEDWGTGDSGGRIDSRVATLPARIERAAGELAALVARSDRSARVRDPFELPAGFNPAGTFPSR, from the coding sequence ATGACCGAGCGCACCCTGGCGGTCGTCTCAGCCGGGCTCAGCCAGCCCTCCTCCACCCGGCTGCTTGCCGACAAGCTCGCCACGGCCACCGTGGCGCGCCTGGCTGACGAGGGCGTCACCACGGCGGTCGTGACCTACGAACTGCGCGACTACGCGCAGGACATCGTGAACAACATGCTCACCGGGTTCGCCAACCCGCGGTTGGAAGAGATGATCGAGGCCGTCACCTCGGCCGACGGCCTGATCGCCGTCACCCCGATCTTCACCACCAGCTACAGCGGCCTCTTCAAAACCTTCTTCGACGTGATCGACAACCGCAGTCTCACCGACCAGCCGGTGCTGATCGGTGCGACCGCAGGAACGCCGCGGCACTCGCTGGCCCTGGACTACGCACTGCGGCCGATGTTCACCTATCTGCACGCCGTGGTGGTGCCCACCTCGGTGTTCGCCGCCTCGGAGGACTGGGGCACCGGAGACAGCGGCGGCCGGATCGACAGCCGCGTGGCCACCCTGCCGGCCCGCATCGAGCGCGCGGCGGGGGAGCTCGCGGCGCTGGTCGCCCGCTCCGACCGCTCCGCCCGGGTGCGAGACCCCTTCGAGCTCCCCGCCGGCTTCAACCCCGCCGGCACCTTCCCGTCCCGCTAA
- a CDS encoding pitrilysin family protein, with protein MNGAVEFPLDLTELSFRAAGESLVRRTVLPSGVRIVTEQVPGSRSLTIGYWVAVGSRDEDPGHFGSTHFLEHLLFKGTAQRSALDIAIAFDAVGGEHNAMTAKEYTCYYAKVQDRDLQMAVEVLTDMITSSLLDPGEFETERGVILEELAMADDDPADVANERFFQAVMGAHPLGRPIGGTPDTIRAATRDAVWEHYRANYRPQDLVVTVAGAIDHDVLVAAVTRSLLQAGWDLGERAAPVGRRSGAAAVINQGRPVSVVHRPLEQANLLIGVPGLVAADERRVAMNVLTSIFGGGMSSRLFQEVREKRGLAYSVYSFAPGYSDAGIFGMYAGCTPAKAGQVAEIMLDELHRLAEHGVSADEMKRASGQLSGASALALEDSDTRMSRLGRSEITLGEFVDLDEALRRLALVTADDVQELAAEMVSRAFSVAAVGALEEDVFDAVLSSRTVPGAPN; from the coding sequence ATGAACGGTGCCGTTGAATTTCCCCTTGACCTGACCGAACTCTCGTTTCGGGCCGCCGGTGAGTCCCTCGTCAGGCGCACCGTGCTCCCCAGCGGGGTGCGCATCGTCACCGAACAGGTGCCCGGTAGCCGCAGCCTCACCATCGGCTATTGGGTGGCCGTCGGCTCCCGCGATGAAGACCCCGGCCACTTCGGCTCCACGCACTTTCTCGAGCACCTGCTGTTCAAGGGCACCGCCCAGCGCTCGGCGTTGGACATCGCCATCGCGTTCGACGCCGTCGGCGGGGAGCACAACGCCATGACGGCCAAGGAATACACCTGCTACTACGCCAAGGTGCAGGACCGCGACCTGCAGATGGCGGTTGAGGTGCTCACCGACATGATCACCTCCTCGCTGCTGGACCCCGGCGAATTCGAAACCGAACGCGGCGTCATCCTCGAGGAACTCGCGATGGCCGACGACGACCCGGCCGACGTCGCCAACGAAAGATTCTTCCAGGCGGTCATGGGTGCGCATCCGTTGGGTCGCCCGATCGGCGGCACCCCCGACACCATCCGCGCGGCGACCCGCGATGCGGTCTGGGAGCACTACCGGGCCAACTACCGGCCGCAAGACCTCGTCGTCACGGTGGCCGGTGCCATCGACCATGACGTGCTCGTGGCCGCGGTGACCCGGTCGCTCCTGCAGGCGGGCTGGGACCTGGGCGAGCGCGCCGCACCGGTGGGCCGCCGCTCCGGCGCCGCCGCGGTGATCAACCAGGGCCGGCCCGTCAGCGTGGTGCACCGCCCTCTCGAACAGGCGAACCTTCTCATCGGCGTGCCGGGGCTCGTCGCCGCCGACGAGCGCCGGGTGGCGATGAACGTGCTGACCTCAATCTTCGGCGGCGGCATGTCGTCACGGTTGTTCCAGGAGGTACGCGAGAAGCGTGGCCTGGCCTATTCCGTCTACTCCTTCGCGCCCGGCTACTCGGATGCCGGCATCTTCGGCATGTACGCCGGCTGCACGCCTGCCAAGGCCGGCCAGGTCGCCGAGATCATGCTCGACGAGTTGCACCGCCTCGCCGAGCACGGCGTGAGCGCCGACGAGATGAAGCGGGCCTCCGGGCAGCTCTCCGGCGCATCCGCCCTGGCCCTCGAAGACTCCGACACCCGGATGTCCAGGCTCGGCCGCTCCGAGATCACTCTGGGCGAGTTCGTCGACCTCGATGAGGCGCTGCGCAGGCTCGCGCTGGTCACCGCGGACGACGTGCAGGAGTTGGCGGCGGAGATGGTGTCCCGAGCGTTCTCGGTAGCCGCCGTCGGTGCCCTCGAGGAGGACGTCTTCGACGCCGTGCTGTCGTCCCGAACGGTGCCCGGCGCGCCCAACTGA
- a CDS encoding LLM class flavin-dependent oxidoreductase, giving the protein MQFGIFTVGDLTTDPTTGNTPTEHERIKAMLTIAQKVEEVGLDVFAAGEHHNPPFVPSSPTTMLGYIAAKTERIILSTATTLITTSDPVKIAEDFAMLQHVADGRVDLTLGRGNTGPVYPWFGQDIRQGIPLALENYALLRRLWREDFVDWEGQFRTPLQSFQSTPRPLDGVAPFVWHGSIRSPEIAEQAAYYGDGFFSNHIFWPASHTAKMVKYYRNRFEHYGHGTAAQAIVGLGGQVFMSKNSQDAKRDFRPYFDNAPVYGNGPSMEDFTSQTPLTVGSPQQVIDRTLGFRDYVGDYQRQLWLMDHAGLPLKTVLEQLDILGEEVVPVLRKEFAKNRPADVPDGPTHESLVRAAEAAAAPPAVASAHRDDLDTTAAIAPHRRASGAAFGLASAGQAGA; this is encoded by the coding sequence ATGCAGTTCGGAATCTTCACTGTCGGGGACCTCACCACAGACCCCACCACGGGGAACACCCCCACCGAGCACGAGCGCATCAAGGCCATGCTCACCATCGCCCAGAAGGTCGAAGAGGTCGGCCTCGACGTCTTCGCCGCCGGCGAGCACCACAACCCGCCGTTCGTGCCGTCGAGCCCGACCACGATGCTCGGCTACATCGCGGCCAAGACCGAGCGGATCATCCTCTCCACCGCCACCACGCTGATCACCACGAGCGACCCGGTGAAGATCGCCGAGGACTTCGCGATGCTGCAGCACGTGGCCGACGGCCGGGTGGACCTCACCCTGGGCCGCGGCAACACCGGCCCGGTGTACCCGTGGTTCGGCCAGGACATCCGCCAGGGCATCCCCCTGGCCCTGGAGAACTACGCTCTGCTCCGCCGGCTCTGGCGTGAGGACTTCGTCGACTGGGAAGGTCAGTTCCGCACCCCGCTGCAGAGCTTCCAGTCCACCCCGCGCCCGCTCGACGGTGTGGCGCCGTTCGTCTGGCACGGCAGCATCCGCAGCCCCGAAATTGCCGAGCAGGCGGCGTATTACGGCGACGGCTTCTTCTCGAACCACATCTTCTGGCCCGCCTCGCACACCGCGAAAATGGTCAAGTACTACCGCAACCGTTTCGAGCACTACGGCCACGGCACCGCCGCGCAGGCGATCGTGGGCCTTGGCGGCCAAGTCTTCATGAGCAAGAACTCGCAGGACGCCAAGCGCGACTTCCGGCCCTACTTCGACAACGCACCGGTGTACGGCAACGGCCCGAGCATGGAGGACTTCACCTCGCAGACCCCGCTCACCGTGGGCAGCCCGCAGCAAGTCATCGACCGTACCCTGGGCTTCCGCGACTACGTGGGCGACTACCAGCGCCAGCTCTGGCTGATGGACCACGCCGGCCTCCCGCTGAAGACCGTGCTCGAGCAGCTCGACATCCTCGGCGAGGAGGTCGTACCGGTGCTGCGGAAGGAGTTCGCGAAGAACCGCCCGGCCGACGTGCCGGATGGTCCCACCCACGAATCCCTGGTTCGCGCGGCCGAGGCCGCCGCGGCGCCGCCTGCCGTGGCATCCGCGCACCGCGACGACCTCGACACCACCGCCGCGATCGCACCGCACCGCCGCGCCAGCGGAGCCGCATTCGGCCTGGCCAGCGCCGGCCAGGCCGGAGCGTAG
- a CDS encoding aldo/keto reductase — MDTGRVDTTSTDEVTGQSGADAATPDTLPDTATAAQSALLLDDLALQTRPVQVQHTAPVRLPERSIHPAPGIRRTIGDTDLTVHPLALGCSVFGWTTDGDTAMQILDRHWELGGNFLDTADSYAAGRSEVLIGSWMRTRGLRDDMVISTKIGRNRDNPGLSPRSIVGAVHASLERLGTDHIDLLHFHFDDLDVPLEESLGAMEMLIAAGTVRYLAASNFTAERLMEARVLAANGLPRFVALETPYNLMNRVSFESSLALVTRAQGIAVMPYFALAHGFLTGKYHAKSDLTDSIRAGRASVYLNRTGLKVLAVLERIAEDHGVAPSTIALAWLLARDGVVAPVASASRPDQVDALVAAAAVRLGRADMVDLDKVST, encoded by the coding sequence GTGGATACCGGACGTGTCGACACAACCAGCACCGACGAGGTCACCGGCCAGAGCGGAGCGGATGCCGCGACGCCCGACACCCTGCCCGACACGGCTACCGCCGCTCAGAGCGCCCTCCTGCTCGATGATCTCGCCCTACAGACCCGTCCGGTGCAGGTGCAGCACACCGCGCCGGTGCGGCTGCCGGAACGCTCGATCCACCCCGCCCCGGGCATCCGTCGGACCATCGGCGATACCGATCTCACCGTGCACCCGCTGGCGCTGGGCTGCAGCGTCTTCGGCTGGACCACCGACGGCGACACCGCGATGCAGATCCTGGACCGGCACTGGGAACTCGGCGGCAACTTCCTCGACACCGCGGACAGCTACGCGGCCGGCCGCAGCGAGGTGCTGATCGGGTCCTGGATGCGCACCCGCGGGTTGCGGGACGACATGGTCATCTCCACCAAGATCGGCCGCAACCGCGACAACCCCGGACTCTCACCGCGCAGCATCGTCGGCGCGGTGCACGCCTCCCTCGAACGGCTCGGTACCGATCACATCGACCTGCTGCACTTCCACTTCGACGACCTCGACGTGCCGCTGGAAGAGAGCCTCGGCGCCATGGAGATGCTCATCGCCGCCGGCACCGTGCGCTATCTGGCGGCCTCCAACTTCACGGCGGAGCGCCTGATGGAGGCTCGGGTGCTCGCCGCCAACGGCCTGCCCAGGTTCGTGGCTCTGGAGACCCCGTACAACCTGATGAACCGGGTCTCGTTCGAATCCTCGCTGGCCCTGGTCACCCGCGCGCAGGGGATTGCCGTGATGCCTTACTTCGCCCTGGCTCACGGTTTCCTCACCGGCAAGTACCACGCCAAGTCCGACCTCACCGACAGCATCCGCGCCGGGCGCGCGTCGGTCTACCTCAACCGCACCGGCCTCAAGGTGCTCGCGGTGCTCGAACGTATCGCCGAGGACCACGGCGTGGCCCCGTCGACGATCGCACTGGCCTGGCTGCTGGCCAGGGACGGCGTGGTGGCGCCGGTCGCCAGCGCCAGCCGGCCCGACCAGGTGGATGCGCTCGTGGCCGCGGCCGCCGTGCGGCTGGGCCGGGCGGACATGGTCGACCTCGACAAGGTGTCGACCTGA
- a CDS encoding glutathione peroxidase: MSESSLYAVPLTMIDGTSTTFGQFAGKTVLVVNVASRCGFTPQYAGLEALYRRFADDGLVVLGLPCNQFMGEEPGSEEEIQQFCEVNFGVTFPLTAKVDVRGKHQHPLYSQLTAFKKGVLPGLIKWNFEKFLVNANGVIVDRFASTVEPESAQLVGAIEKALARAAA, encoded by the coding sequence ATGTCCGAATCCTCTCTCTACGCCGTGCCGCTCACCATGATCGACGGCACCTCCACCACGTTCGGTCAGTTCGCCGGCAAGACCGTGCTTGTGGTCAACGTGGCGTCCAGGTGCGGCTTCACGCCCCAGTACGCGGGTCTCGAGGCGCTCTACCGCCGTTTCGCCGACGACGGCCTGGTGGTGCTGGGGTTGCCGTGCAACCAGTTCATGGGCGAGGAACCCGGCAGCGAAGAGGAGATCCAGCAGTTCTGCGAGGTCAACTTCGGTGTCACCTTCCCGCTCACGGCCAAGGTGGATGTGCGCGGCAAGCACCAGCATCCGCTCTACAGCCAGCTCACCGCGTTCAAGAAGGGCGTGCTGCCGGGGCTGATCAAGTGGAACTTCGAGAAGTTCCTGGTGAACGCGAACGGCGTCATCGTGGACAGGTTCGCGTCGACGGTGGAGCCCGAATCAGCCCAGCTCGTGGGGGCGATCGAGAAGGCACTGGCGCGAGCCGCCGCCTGA
- a CDS encoding dihydroorotate dehydrogenase, translated as MTTAQTGRRMVPVLDDTAVADARAAHPDARAAHPDGRAAHPDARAGHPDARAGHPDARAAFFAAAPVRPDTPGAATVDLTVRIGTLTLRTPVMPASGCFGPELGTLIPVAELGATVTKTVFGSARGGNPVHRLTEIPAGMVNSVGIPSRGPAGYLATLHPRYAALDVPTIISVGGHRTREYAPVVEALGEHGAAFELNVSCPNLDRDGTDIGSDPAAIRAVVAAVRLVTDKPIIVKLPVLVASIAACALAAEEAGADAVCVANSIPAMPLDALTRRPILGNVIGGLSGPSIKPIVLRLVWLASRAVQIPVIACGGIGSVEDALDYFSVGATAVQVGTASFGRPFAAVEIVRGLRQRCLDAGTGSIRELLELEAAL; from the coding sequence GTGACAACCGCGCAGACAGGTCGTCGCATGGTCCCCGTTCTCGACGACACTGCGGTCGCGGATGCCCGCGCCGCCCACCCGGATGCTCGCGCCGCCCACCCGGATGGTCGCGCCGCCCACCCGGATGCTCGCGCCGGCCACCCGGATGCTCGCGCCGGCCACCCGGATGCCCGCGCCGCGTTCTTCGCCGCCGCCCCGGTGCGCCCCGACACTCCGGGCGCCGCCACCGTCGACCTGACCGTGCGGATCGGCACCCTCACCTTGCGCACCCCGGTGATGCCGGCCTCCGGCTGCTTCGGCCCGGAACTCGGCACGCTCATCCCGGTCGCCGAACTCGGCGCCACCGTCACCAAGACCGTGTTCGGCTCCGCCCGTGGCGGCAACCCCGTGCACCGGCTCACCGAGATCCCGGCCGGAATGGTCAACAGCGTCGGCATCCCCAGCCGCGGCCCGGCCGGCTACCTGGCCACGCTGCATCCGCGCTACGCGGCGCTGGACGTGCCGACCATCATCAGCGTCGGCGGGCACCGCACCCGCGAATACGCCCCGGTGGTCGAGGCGCTCGGCGAGCACGGCGCCGCCTTCGAGCTGAATGTGTCCTGCCCCAACCTCGACCGCGACGGCACCGATATCGGCTCGGACCCCGCCGCGATCCGCGCCGTGGTGGCCGCCGTGCGGCTGGTGACCGACAAGCCGATCATCGTGAAACTGCCGGTGCTGGTCGCCTCGATCGCCGCCTGCGCCCTCGCCGCCGAGGAGGCCGGCGCCGACGCCGTCTGCGTGGCCAACTCGATCCCGGCGATGCCGTTGGATGCGCTCACCCGCCGGCCGATTCTCGGCAACGTCATCGGCGGCCTGTCGGGGCCCTCGATCAAACCGATCGTGCTGCGGCTGGTCTGGCTCGCCTCGCGGGCGGTGCAGATTCCCGTGATCGCCTGCGGGGGAATCGGCTCTGTCGAGGACGCCCTCGACTACTTCTCGGTCGGGGCCACCGCCGTGCAAGTGGGCACCGCGAGCTTCGGCCGGCCGTTCGCCGCGGTCGAGATCGTGCGCGGGCTGCGGCAACGGTGCCTGGATGCCGGCACCGGCAGTATCCGCGAGCTGCTCGAGCTGGAGGCCGCACTGTGA
- a CDS encoding dihydroorotate oxidase electron transfer subunit, whose product MNPNLSPQVGSPGLLRQAQHGVDKLDQRKAAAAARRAAAARQRAFAEADAAALAGLISVRPPSAVPRPQPVWDDAEVLVHEPVGERYRRLVLASDTIAHTAQAGQFLMITVPPNGGDTILLPRPMAIHRRRLATPARPATSDRPAGPHTAGTIELIYGVVGRGTRALAAVAVGSRLQVTGPLGRGFDLAPGTRSALLIGRGVGICGVMGAAEDAAALGIRTTMVLSGQRRDQLLGRSDCAELGTRVIEATDDNGSSDLATLKTRLLADFDGSTAERTPPEVVMVCGAGVLARLAAELGAYWGVPVQASLEAHMACGLGYCHGCAAPVQTDPSVEGPLVCADGPVFDARIPVD is encoded by the coding sequence GTGAACCCGAACCTGTCCCCGCAGGTCGGCTCACCGGGTCTACTTCGACAGGCTCAGCACGGCGTCGACAAGCTCGACCAGCGGAAGGCGGCCGCTGCGGCTCGCAGGGCCGCCGCCGCACGGCAACGCGCATTCGCCGAGGCGGATGCCGCGGCCCTGGCCGGACTCATCTCGGTGCGCCCGCCCTCGGCCGTGCCGCGGCCGCAACCGGTCTGGGACGACGCCGAGGTGCTCGTGCACGAGCCGGTGGGGGAGCGCTACCGACGCCTGGTCCTAGCCAGCGACACCATCGCGCACACCGCCCAGGCCGGCCAGTTCCTGATGATCACGGTGCCGCCGAACGGCGGCGACACGATCCTGCTGCCCCGGCCCATGGCCATCCACCGTCGCCGCCTGGCGACTCCCGCACGCCCGGCAACCAGCGACCGACCGGCCGGCCCGCACACCGCGGGCACGATCGAGCTGATCTACGGCGTGGTCGGCCGCGGTACCCGCGCCCTGGCTGCGGTTGCGGTCGGCAGCCGGCTGCAGGTCACCGGCCCGCTCGGCCGCGGCTTCGACCTCGCCCCCGGCACCCGATCAGCCCTGCTCATCGGCAGGGGCGTCGGCATTTGCGGCGTGATGGGCGCCGCGGAGGATGCCGCGGCCCTGGGCATCCGCACCACCATGGTGCTCAGCGGCCAACGCCGCGACCAGCTGCTCGGCCGCAGCGACTGCGCCGAACTGGGCACGCGCGTGATCGAAGCCACCGATGACAACGGCTCCAGCGACCTGGCCACCCTCAAAACCCGGCTGCTCGCCGACTTCGATGGCAGCACAGCCGAGCGAACCCCGCCCGAGGTGGTCATGGTCTGCGGCGCCGGTGTGCTCGCCCGGCTCGCCGCCGAGCTCGGCGCGTACTGGGGCGTTCCCGTGCAGGCCTCCCTGGAGGCGCACATGGCCTGCGGCCTGGGCTACTGCCACGGTTGCGCCGCTCCCGTGCAGACCGACCCGAGCGTGGAAGGCCCGCTGGTCTGCGCCGACGGACCGGTCTTCGACGCCCGCATCCCTGTCGATTAA